Proteins encoded by one window of Pseudonocardia alni:
- a CDS encoding acetyl-CoA hydrolase/transferase C-terminal domain-containing protein, with amino-acid sequence MGVDGDLARGLSELVAPGSRVALADGCGLPYALARPLSAVAARAGGVRLVLGWVPGPAPDLEPDAFADIRTVVGGPGARALIESGRAHRVPARLSATPALLAGPLRPDLLLATVVRDDRGDLRFGAEASWMRGLYDAGVPVAAVVSRSAPHADAGPPLAGVAVLGEVDGPGGAPHTVATPAPGDADRAVAAAVASLVPAGARIQFGPGRLAAALVEALQVPVAVDSGLLADAVVDLDERGLLRGTPSSTALYGSPRLYDWADRLGRAGRGTVRPVEHTHDVSRLSTGPGPLVALNTALEIDRDGQVNVEGVAGSAAGMIGGHPDFAAAAVRGPGLSVIALPAAHRGRPTLVERLGGPVTTPSHDVDVVVTERGTADLRGLGRAERRRALSALWGGAVTPDV; translated from the coding sequence ATGGGCGTCGACGGTGACCTCGCACGCGGTCTGTCCGAGCTGGTCGCGCCGGGTTCCCGGGTGGCGCTGGCCGACGGCTGCGGGCTCCCCTACGCGCTCGCCCGCCCGCTCTCGGCGGTCGCGGCCCGTGCCGGGGGTGTGCGGCTCGTGCTGGGCTGGGTGCCCGGCCCGGCCCCGGACCTCGAGCCGGACGCGTTCGCCGACATCCGCACCGTCGTCGGGGGGCCGGGAGCGCGGGCGCTGATCGAGTCCGGGCGCGCGCACCGGGTCCCGGCCCGGCTCTCGGCGACGCCGGCCCTGCTGGCCGGTCCGCTGCGCCCGGACCTGCTGCTGGCGACCGTCGTCCGCGACGACCGCGGCGACCTGCGGTTCGGCGCGGAGGCGTCCTGGATGCGCGGCCTGTACGACGCCGGGGTCCCGGTCGCGGCGGTCGTGTCCCGCTCCGCACCGCACGCCGACGCCGGTCCCCCGCTGGCAGGGGTGGCGGTGCTCGGTGAGGTCGACGGACCGGGCGGGGCCCCGCACACCGTCGCCACCCCCGCGCCGGGCGACGCCGACCGGGCGGTGGCCGCCGCGGTCGCGAGTCTCGTCCCGGCCGGGGCGCGGATCCAGTTCGGCCCCGGGCGGCTGGCCGCCGCACTCGTCGAGGCCCTGCAGGTGCCGGTCGCGGTGGACTCCGGGCTGCTCGCCGACGCGGTCGTCGACCTGGACGAGCGCGGGCTGCTGCGCGGGACACCGTCGTCGACGGCGCTCTACGGCAGCCCCCGGCTCTACGACTGGGCCGACCGGCTGGGCCGGGCCGGCCGCGGCACGGTCCGCCCGGTCGAGCACACCCACGACGTGTCCCGGCTCAGCACCGGCCCGGGGCCGCTGGTCGCGCTGAACACCGCGCTGGAGATCGACCGGGACGGCCAGGTCAACGTCGAGGGCGTCGCCGGTTCGGCGGCCGGGATGATCGGCGGGCACCCGGACTTCGCGGCCGCCGCGGTCCGCGGGCCGGGGTTGTCGGTGATCGCGCTGCCCGCGGCGCACCGCGGGCGCCCGACGCTGGTCGAGCGGCTCGGCGGACCGGTGACGACGCCGTCGCACGACGTCGACGTGGTCGTCACCGAACGGGGCACGGCGGACCTGCGGGGGCTCGGCCGCGCCGAGCGGCGACGCGCGCTGAGCGCCCTGTGGGGCGGCGCCGTTACGCCAGACGTGTGA
- a CDS encoding glutathione S-transferase family protein gives MGTDQDSGEFVREALGVAERITADGSSPWPVEAGRYRLVGARACPWANRVIITRRLLGLEDAISMGIAGPLHDERSWRFHLDPGNVDPVLGIEYLREAYEKAVPGYDEGVTVPAMVEVASGKVVTNEYALLERDLSTQWRGLHREGAPDLWTDPEAIDEIGKGIFHDVNNGVYKCGFASSQRAYDRAYDALWSRMDELSGHLSTRRYLVGDSITQADIRLWVTLVRFDAAYHGHFKANRHKLTELPVLWAYARDLFQTPGFGDTIDFEQVKQHYYGVHASVNPTGIVPNGPDTAGWTTAHGREELGGRPFGDGTPPGPPPEPERVPAVG, from the coding sequence ATGGGGACCGACCAGGACAGTGGTGAGTTCGTACGGGAGGCGCTCGGGGTGGCCGAGCGGATCACGGCCGACGGGTCGTCGCCGTGGCCGGTCGAGGCGGGCCGCTACCGCCTCGTCGGCGCGCGCGCCTGCCCGTGGGCGAACCGGGTGATCATCACCCGGCGGCTGCTCGGGCTGGAGGACGCGATCTCGATGGGCATCGCGGGCCCGCTGCACGACGAGCGCAGCTGGCGCTTCCACCTCGACCCGGGGAACGTCGACCCCGTGCTCGGCATCGAGTACCTGCGCGAGGCCTACGAGAAGGCCGTCCCCGGCTACGACGAGGGTGTCACCGTCCCTGCCATGGTCGAGGTCGCCTCGGGCAAGGTCGTCACCAACGAGTACGCGCTGCTGGAGCGCGACCTGTCCACCCAGTGGCGGGGGCTGCACCGCGAGGGCGCCCCGGACCTGTGGACCGACCCGGAGGCGATCGACGAGATCGGGAAGGGGATCTTCCACGACGTCAACAACGGCGTCTACAAGTGCGGGTTCGCCTCGTCCCAGCGCGCCTACGACCGTGCCTACGACGCCCTGTGGTCGCGGATGGACGAGCTGTCCGGGCACCTGTCGACGCGCCGCTACCTGGTCGGTGACTCGATCACCCAGGCCGACATCCGGCTGTGGGTGACCCTGGTCCGCTTCGACGCCGCCTACCACGGCCACTTCAAGGCCAACCGGCACAAGCTCACCGAGCTCCCCGTGCTGTGGGCCTACGCCCGGGACCTGTTCCAGACCCCCGGCTTCGGCGACACCATCGACTTCGAGCAGGTCAAGCAGCACTACTACGGCGTGCACGCGTCGGTGAACCCGACCGGGATCGTCCCGAACGGGCCCGACACCGCCGGCTGGACGACCGCGCACGGCCGCGAGGAGCTGGGCGGGCGCCCGTTCGGCGACGGCACCCCGCCCGGCCCGCCGCCGGAGCCCGAGCGGGTCCCCGCGGTCGGCTGA
- a CDS encoding glycoside hydrolase family 3 N-terminal domain-containing protein, with protein sequence MRQRRRRSTGLLTAAVVGALTAGLVAVAGPQLTANSTAAAPPGAQPQAAPAAQPDPDTCAPMVAALSPRDRLAQRLMVGVDAADPAGATAIVRGSQVGGVFLGGNATALLQDDRVAALQKASRTPLAVAVDEEGGRVQRIDELDGDVPSARQMAASGSPEEVTEIARERAGQLKARGVTWNLAPSVDVSDQPRTAVIGDRSFSDDPATVTRYAAAWAEGQQAGGVFGVLKHFPGHGHSSGDSHKGSVSTPPLDQLRAGDLRPYSDLVGPGKPLDGRVGVMLGHLDVPGLTTDVPTSIAPAAYRLLREDYRFDGLAMTDDLGAMKAITDRFGLAEATTRALTAGADMALFSNVTPVAPLLDAAEKALSEGRITAQANDTAVARVLAAKGLCSRG encoded by the coding sequence ATCCGGCAGCGACGCCGTCGCAGCACCGGACTGCTCACCGCCGCCGTCGTGGGCGCGCTGACGGCGGGGCTCGTCGCCGTCGCCGGGCCGCAGCTCACCGCGAACAGCACCGCCGCCGCCCCGCCGGGTGCACAGCCGCAGGCGGCGCCGGCGGCACAGCCGGACCCGGACACCTGTGCCCCGATGGTGGCGGCGCTGTCCCCGCGCGACCGGCTCGCCCAGCGCCTGATGGTCGGGGTGGACGCCGCCGACCCGGCCGGCGCCACCGCGATCGTGCGGGGGTCGCAGGTCGGCGGGGTGTTCCTCGGCGGCAACGCGACCGCGCTGCTGCAGGACGACCGGGTCGCGGCGCTGCAGAAGGCGTCCCGCACGCCGCTCGCCGTCGCCGTCGACGAGGAGGGCGGCCGTGTCCAGCGCATCGACGAGCTCGACGGCGACGTCCCCAGCGCCCGGCAGATGGCCGCGTCCGGCAGCCCCGAGGAGGTCACCGAGATCGCCCGCGAGCGCGCCGGACAGCTGAAGGCACGTGGTGTCACCTGGAACCTCGCGCCGTCGGTCGACGTCTCCGACCAGCCGCGCACCGCCGTCATCGGGGACCGCTCGTTCTCCGACGACCCGGCCACCGTCACCCGCTACGCCGCGGCCTGGGCCGAGGGGCAGCAGGCCGGCGGGGTGTTCGGGGTCCTCAAGCACTTCCCCGGCCACGGGCACAGCTCCGGTGACTCGCACAAGGGCTCGGTGAGCACGCCGCCGCTGGACCAGCTGCGTGCCGGTGACCTCCGGCCCTACTCCGACCTCGTCGGACCGGGGAAGCCGCTCGACGGGCGGGTCGGGGTCATGCTCGGCCACCTCGACGTCCCGGGCCTGACCACCGACGTGCCCACCAGCATCGCCCCGGCCGCCTACCGGCTGCTGCGCGAGGACTACCGGTTCGACGGCCTCGCCATGACCGACGACCTCGGTGCGATGAAGGCGATCACCGATCGCTTCGGGCTCGCCGAGGCCACCACCCGGGCCCTGACCGCCGGCGCGGACATGGCGCTGTTCTCCAACGTCACCCCGGTCGCCCCGCTGCTCGACGCCGCGGAGAAGGCGCTGAGCGAGGGGCGGATCACGGCGCAGGCCAACGACACCGCCGTCGCGCGGGTGCTGGCGGCCAAGGGGCTCTGCAGCCGCGGCTGA
- a CDS encoding epoxide hydrolase family protein translates to MTPFTVQIPQSDLDDLADRLSRTRLPRPAPGDDWTYGTPNAWLAATVAYWRDGFDWRAQETRMNAHPQYRTEIDGQVLHYLHVPSAEPGATPVLLLHSWPGSFAEFLDVIGPLTDPVAHGGRAEDACSVVVPSLPGFGFSTPLAEGGWTTARIAATLDTLMRRLGYPSYGAHGSDAGALVARELGLLDPPGFLGLHVLQLFSFPSGDPAEFERLGPDDHAALEFMQWFSSVGGYNGMNASRPQTIGAALADSPVGQLAYSELFASFGNGTALVTRDQLLTQVSLYWLTNTAATSARIYFEDARAGAEPRVNHARTGVAVFASDFRTVRVFAERDNSRIEHWSTFDEGGHFAALERPADVAADIRAFFAG, encoded by the coding sequence ATGACGCCGTTCACCGTGCAGATCCCGCAGTCCGACCTCGACGACCTCGCCGACCGTCTGTCCCGCACCCGGCTGCCCCGTCCCGCGCCGGGCGACGACTGGACCTACGGCACCCCGAACGCGTGGCTGGCCGCGACCGTCGCGTACTGGCGCGACGGGTTCGACTGGCGGGCCCAGGAGACCCGGATGAACGCCCACCCGCAGTACCGCACCGAGATCGACGGCCAGGTCCTGCACTACCTGCACGTCCCCTCGGCCGAGCCCGGCGCGACGCCGGTGCTGCTGCTGCACAGCTGGCCCGGCTCGTTCGCGGAGTTCCTCGACGTGATCGGCCCGTTGACCGACCCGGTCGCGCACGGCGGCCGCGCCGAGGACGCCTGCTCGGTGGTGGTGCCGTCGTTGCCCGGGTTCGGCTTCAGCACCCCGCTCGCCGAGGGCGGCTGGACCACCGCCCGGATCGCCGCGACGCTGGACACCCTGATGCGCCGGCTCGGCTACCCCTCCTACGGGGCACACGGCAGCGACGCCGGGGCGCTCGTCGCGCGGGAGCTGGGCCTGCTCGACCCGCCCGGGTTCCTCGGGCTGCACGTGCTGCAGCTGTTCTCGTTCCCGTCGGGCGACCCGGCCGAGTTCGAGCGGCTGGGACCGGACGACCACGCCGCGCTGGAGTTCATGCAGTGGTTCTCCTCGGTCGGCGGCTACAACGGGATGAACGCCTCCCGCCCGCAGACGATCGGGGCGGCGCTGGCCGACTCACCGGTCGGGCAGCTGGCCTACTCCGAGCTGTTCGCGTCCTTCGGCAACGGCACCGCGCTGGTGACCCGTGACCAGCTGCTGACCCAGGTGTCGCTGTACTGGCTGACCAACACCGCGGCGACCTCGGCCAGGATCTACTTCGAGGACGCACGCGCCGGCGCGGAGCCGCGGGTGAACCACGCCCGGACCGGGGTGGCCGTGTTCGCCTCGGACTTCCGGACCGTCCGGGTGTTCGCCGAGCGCGACAACAGCCGGATCGAGCACTGGAGCACCTTCGACGAGGGCGGGCACTTCGCCGCCCTGGAGCGGCCGGCCGACGTGGCGGCCGACATCCGGGCGTTCTTCGCCGGTTGA
- a CDS encoding helix-turn-helix transcriptional regulator — MADTAARMLALLGLLQSRPEWTAPELAERLGVSTRTIRNDVARLRGLDYPVHAVRGGAGHYRLGPGARLPPLQLDDAEAVAVAIGLRTVSASGGRLGDSGDRVLAKLDQVLPDRLRRRVAAIHDGTVAGPRNTDTVDPDPEVDPAVLTELATAIRDHTCVRLDLPGQEWPVTVEPYRMVSWQGRWYLVGRLDGGWRTWRVDLVRPRTATGRRFVPDPLPGGDYPALVLREAASTGWQVHVRITVDAPAATVLARINPAVGAVEEVDDTHCVLVTGADSIETVAVYIGLLDLDFHVTEPPELVARLRALADRYTRATTGP, encoded by the coding sequence GTGGCCGACACCGCCGCCCGCATGCTCGCGCTCCTCGGGCTGCTGCAGAGCCGTCCGGAGTGGACCGCGCCGGAGCTGGCGGAGCGGCTCGGCGTCAGCACCCGCACCATCCGCAACGACGTCGCCCGGCTCCGCGGACTCGACTACCCGGTGCACGCCGTCCGGGGCGGCGCCGGGCACTACCGGCTCGGGCCCGGCGCGCGGCTGCCCCCGCTGCAGCTCGACGACGCCGAGGCCGTCGCCGTGGCGATCGGGCTGCGCACCGTGAGCGCGAGCGGCGGGCGGCTGGGGGACAGCGGCGACCGCGTCCTGGCCAAGCTCGACCAGGTGCTCCCGGACCGGCTGCGCCGCCGCGTCGCCGCCATCCACGACGGCACCGTCGCGGGGCCGCGCAACACCGACACCGTCGACCCGGATCCGGAGGTCGACCCGGCGGTGCTCACCGAGCTCGCCACCGCGATCCGCGACCACACCTGCGTGCGGCTCGACCTGCCCGGGCAGGAGTGGCCGGTCACGGTCGAGCCGTACCGGATGGTCTCCTGGCAGGGCCGCTGGTACCTGGTCGGGCGGCTCGACGGCGGGTGGCGGACGTGGCGGGTCGACCTGGTCCGCCCGCGCACGGCGACCGGCCGCCGGTTCGTCCCGGACCCGCTGCCCGGCGGGGACTACCCGGCCCTGGTCCTGCGGGAGGCCGCGTCGACCGGGTGGCAGGTGCACGTCCGCATCACCGTCGACGCACCGGCGGCGACGGTGCTCGCCCGGATCAACCCGGCCGTCGGCGCGGTCGAGGAGGTCGACGACACGCACTGCGTCCTCGTGACCGGGGCGGACAGCATCGAGACCGTCGCGGTGTACATCGGGCTGCTCGACCTGGACTTCCACGTCACCGAGCCACCGGAGCTGGTGGCGCGGCTGCGCGCACTGGCCGACCGCTACACCCGGGCGACCACGGGCCCCTGA
- a CDS encoding beta-ketoacyl-ACP reductase, with protein sequence MTAITDTHPEQRVAIVTGGARGIGAAITTALARTGVHVAAGYSSNSKAADELKGKLEAEGASISVHQGNVGSPEDCQRVVTEVLEQRGRVDYLINNAGITVDKTVRKLTVDDWHAVLRINLSGAFYMTKAVLEHMTGNEFGRIVNISSVIGQTGAMGQANYASSKAGLIGFSKSLAQEVARKGVTVNCVAPGFIETEMVAAVPEKALEKIVSKIPVGRLGQADEIARAVQFLVDDRAGYVTGSVISVNGGLDMAS encoded by the coding sequence ATGACCGCGATCACCGATACCCACCCGGAGCAGCGCGTCGCCATCGTGACCGGGGGTGCGCGCGGGATCGGCGCCGCGATCACCACCGCGCTGGCCCGCACCGGGGTGCACGTCGCCGCGGGGTACTCGTCGAACTCCAAGGCCGCCGACGAGCTGAAGGGCAAGCTGGAGGCCGAGGGCGCGTCGATCTCGGTGCACCAGGGCAACGTCGGCTCGCCCGAGGACTGCCAGCGGGTCGTCACCGAGGTCCTGGAGCAGCGGGGCCGCGTCGACTACCTGATCAACAACGCCGGCATCACCGTCGACAAGACCGTCCGCAAGCTGACCGTCGACGACTGGCACGCCGTGCTGCGGATCAACCTGTCCGGGGCGTTCTACATGACCAAGGCCGTGCTGGAGCACATGACCGGCAACGAGTTCGGCCGGATCGTGAACATCTCCTCGGTGATCGGCCAGACCGGGGCGATGGGCCAGGCCAACTACGCCTCGTCGAAGGCCGGCCTGATCGGCTTCTCGAAGTCGCTGGCCCAGGAGGTCGCCCGCAAGGGCGTCACCGTCAACTGCGTCGCGCCGGGCTTCATCGAGACCGAGATGGTCGCCGCCGTGCCGGAGAAGGCGCTCGAGAAGATCGTCTCGAAGATCCCGGTCGGCCGCCTCGGCCAGGCCGACGAGATCGCCCGCGCCGTGCAGTTCCTCGTCGACGACCGCGCCGGCTACGTGACCGGCTCGGTGATCAGCGTGAACGGCGGGCTGGACATGGCGTCCTGA